CAACATCCTGCTAGTGCTTTTACTCGCAGTTATCCGCCGACACTTTACTAGGGACACCACATCCCCTCTTCCTGCCATCGTGTTAACTCACTTACAGTTCGGCTTATAAACACGCTCAATTTTTTGGCTTTTCTGCTACCTCTGATATGGCCTACGCGGCGAGTTCTGCTGTCTGAAAACTTAAACCGGGTACTTAACTCATGATAGGAGCACACCCCTCCCATTAGGAGAAAGTCGGGGCCGTCTCCCCAGCCTCCAGATCTTGAGACCCTGGTGTCCGCTTTGTAACGATAATCTCAACAGGGGTATCGCGCCCCCAACACCTATGCAATATTCCGATTAACAGCAAAGGTGGTACATGCTCGCTTCTTCCGACTGTTGATATAAAATATTCCGTGGACTCCTTGCCATGGAACAGCTGAACATCACCTCAGCATCCTTGGCATCTCTTCTTTTTGAATCTTCCCTACTAGCAAGATGGCTATCGCAAAGTCTACACCCCGTATCGTGGAACTGGCCACCCAAATCAGCAAATCGGTGGCAGACCTACAAGCTgtcctcgacgccaaggGTGTTCCCTCACCGTCTTTCGATGAGAATGCTCCGCCAAAGTTGCCCAAGGAGGCCAACGATGCCCAGGACGCCGTGCTGGACGCGACGGCAGAGTTGCACGACCTCCTCCTGGAGCCAGTCACCTTGGTCCTCAAGAACTCGGCAGTACGTCTACCCGCACAACACGACTGTTGGCATCGAATTGCTAAACAAGATCTCTCTTCTAGAACAACAGCATGGGAAGTCTTGGGTTCATGTGCCGCTTTGACATCCCGAACATGGTGCCCCTCGGAGGGAAACTTTCGTACGCGGAGATCGCCAAGAAAACCGGCTTCGCCGAGTTCGTCGTCTCGCGCTTCATGCGCGATTGTGTGTGCATGCGCATCTTCCGCGAAACGGAGCCCGGGGTGATCGAGCACACCAAGACTTCTAAAGCTCTCCGAGCCCCATGGTTCCTGGCCTGGCTCAGGGCGGGTGCAGAGGAGGGATGGGCTACTATGCTAGGGGTTAGTCCTGTTTGCCAACCGTCCTTGCTCATCTCAACTGACAATTTCCTTCCCAGGTTGTGGACGCCTTGCAGAAATGGCCGAACGCTTCGGAGTCAGATCAAACGGTAGGCTAAGGCAGTGATCTCACCATCAGCGCGACGGTAAACTGACTGACGGAACTAGTCATTCAACATCATGCACAACACTACGGGCTCCTATTTTGAGAACGTCGCCAATGACCCCGAGAAGGCAGCGCGATTTGGGGCCGGAATGGCGACCCAATGGGAGTTCCCTGGCTACCAGCTCGAGTACCTGCTGGACGGCTTTGACTGGGCTGCCCTCGGACCGGTAAAGGTTATTGATGTCGGCGGCTTCAAGGGCCGCATCTCCATCGCACTCGCAGATCGTTTCCCCAATCTCAATATGCTCGTGCAGGATATGGGCATGAATGAAAAGGAGGCACATGCCGCGGTGCCTGATGAGCTCAAGGATAGGGTCAACTTCATGGCCCACGATGTCTTTGGGACGCAGACCGAGAGCGCGGATGTTTACTTTATCCGCCAAGTTCTCCACGATTGGCCGGACAAATACGGCATCAAGCTCTTGAGATCTCAGATCCCTAAGCTCAAGAAGGGCGCCAAGATACTTCTGAACGAGTCACTGCTTCCAGAGACGCCCGGAAGCTCGCTCCCTCTTTGGAAAGAAAGGGACTTGAGGTTCGTTTCTGATCTAATATTACCTGCACCAAAAGACTTTTTCGCTGACCTGAGTACTATACAGGACTATGGACATAGGATTGCTGGCTACTATGAACGGTCGGGAGAGGACTTTGAAGGAGTGGAAGGCTATCATCGCTGAGGCTGATCCAAGGTTTGTATTGCAAAATGTCGTGCAGCCCAAGGATTCTATGCTGGCCGTGATGGAGATCGTTTGGAATCCTTGAGCAACGAGTGCATGTATTCACCAATATGATACATGAGACTGGGGTTCCCAATCATTCATTTGGCGATATTTGTAGTGAACATTTATTGATAAATATTTTTAATAACTTTGGATTCTGTTGAAATGCCGCCGGATTATCGATGGGAAACGTTGA
This sequence is a window from Colletotrichum higginsianum IMI 349063 chromosome 8, whole genome shotgun sequence. Protein-coding genes within it:
- a CDS encoding Sterigmatocystin 8-O-methyltransferase; protein product: MAIAKSTPRIVELATQISKSVADLQAVLDAKGVPSPSFDENAPPKLPKEANDAQDAVLDATAELHDLLLEPVTLVLKNSANNSMGSLGFMCRFDIPNMVPLGGKLSYAEIAKKTGFAEFVVSRFMRDCVCMRIFRETEPGVIEHTKTSKALRAPWFLAWLRAGAEEGWATMLGVVDALQKWPNASESDQTSFNIMHNTTGSYFENVANDPEKAARFGAGMATQWEFPGYQLEYLLDGFDWAALGPVKVIDVGGFKGRISIALADRFPNLNMLVQDMGMNEKEAHAAVPDELKDRVNFMAHDVFGTQTESADVYFIRQVLHDWPDKYGIKLLRSQIPKLKKGAKILLNESLLPETPGSSLPLWKERDLRTMDIGLLATMNGRERTLKEWKAIIAEADPRFVLQNVVQPKDSMLAVMEIVWNP